In Gammaproteobacteria bacterium, a single genomic region encodes these proteins:
- the urtE gene encoding urea ABC transporter ATP-binding subunit UrtE gives MLKVDDLVVCYGQSEIIHGVSFEVKPKETLAIMGRNGMGKTTLFKSLMGVIPSKGGTVAVAGKDISGQPSYRRVAGGIAYVPQGRMIFPTLTVKENIETGLETNKNKTVPDEIYELFPVLWEMRGRKGGNLSGGQQQQLAIARALASDPKVLLLDEPTEGIQPSIIKDIARILNEIRRMRDITIIVSEQVLSFTLEIADRLLVIERGSFVHEDLRANVDAKKITAYLSV, from the coding sequence ATGCTGAAGGTCGATGACCTGGTCGTCTGCTACGGCCAGAGCGAGATCATCCACGGCGTGTCGTTCGAGGTGAAACCGAAGGAGACCCTGGCCATCATGGGGCGCAATGGCATGGGCAAGACCACGCTGTTCAAGTCTCTGATGGGGGTGATCCCGAGCAAAGGCGGCACGGTCGCCGTGGCGGGAAAGGACATCAGCGGCCAGCCGAGCTACAGGCGTGTCGCCGGGGGCATCGCCTATGTCCCGCAGGGGCGCATGATCTTCCCGACCCTGACCGTGAAGGAAAACATCGAAACCGGCCTGGAGACGAATAAAAACAAGACCGTCCCCGACGAGATCTACGAACTCTTCCCGGTGCTGTGGGAAATGCGCGGACGCAAGGGCGGCAACCTGTCAGGCGGGCAGCAGCAGCAGCTCGCCATCGCGCGCGCACTGGCCTCGGACCCCAAGGTCCTGCTGCTGGACGAGCCGACCGAGGGCATCCAGCCGTCCATCATCAAGGACATCGCCAGGATCCTGAACGAGATCCGCCGCATGCGTGACATCACCATCATCGTGTCGGAGCAGGTGCTGAGCTTCACGCTGGAGATCGCCGACCGCCTGCTGGTGATCGAACGCGGCAGCTTTGTACACGAAGACCTGCGCGCCAACGTCGACGCGAAAAAGATTACCGCCTACCTGTCGGTATGA
- the urtD gene encoding urea ABC transporter ATP-binding protein UrtD has protein sequence MSSNTDFVLSIEDLTVSFDGFKAVDKLNLYVDKNEIRVVIGPNGAGKTTVLDLICGKTKATAGSIKFKGLELTEMSEHQIVRAGVGRKFQTPSIYENLTVFENLEISYPKGRSVFGALAFKRTAEVMAQVETIAKEIMLEEFLGTEAGLLSHGQKQWLEIGMLLIQDPELLMLDEPVAGMSARERELTGQLLRRICNNRSVLVIEHDMEFVKNIAHKVTVLHQGKILKEGSMEMVQSDPKVIEVYLGH, from the coding sequence ATGAGCAGCAATACGGACTTCGTACTGTCGATAGAGGACCTGACCGTCTCGTTCGACGGATTCAAGGCGGTGGACAAGCTCAACCTGTACGTGGACAAGAACGAGATCCGCGTCGTGATCGGGCCGAACGGCGCCGGCAAGACCACGGTGCTCGACCTGATCTGCGGCAAGACCAAGGCGACGGCGGGCAGCATCAAGTTCAAGGGACTGGAACTCACCGAGATGTCCGAACACCAGATCGTGCGCGCGGGGGTCGGTCGAAAATTCCAGACGCCATCGATCTATGAAAACCTGACGGTGTTTGAAAATCTGGAGATCTCCTATCCGAAAGGACGGTCGGTATTCGGTGCGCTCGCGTTCAAGCGTACCGCCGAGGTCATGGCGCAGGTGGAGACGATCGCGAAGGAGATCATGCTGGAGGAGTTCCTCGGCACCGAGGCGGGCCTGCTCAGCCATGGGCAGAAGCAGTGGCTGGAGATCGGCATGCTGCTGATCCAGGACCCCGAGCTGCTGATGCTGGATGAGCCGGTGGCCGGCATGAGCGCCCGCGAGCGCGAACTGACCGGTCAGCTGCTCAGGCGCATCTGCAACAACCGTTCCGTGCTGGTGATCGAACACGACATGGAGTTCGTCAAGAACATCGCCCACAAGGTCACGGTGCTGCATCAGGGCAAGATACTGAAGGAGGGGTCGATGGAGATGGTGCAGAGCGATCCCAAGGTCATCGAAGTCTATCTGGGACATTGA
- the urtC gene encoding urea ABC transporter permease subunit UrtC yields the protein MQVAMDKLFGGREGLIGLAILAALIFVIMPLSFDIFRLNLVGKYLSYAFVAIGLVLCWGYGGILSLGQGIFFGLGGYCMAMFLKLEASDPESTKIQSTPGIPDFMDWNQLTALPWFWEPFHSLTFTMVAIIAVPCIFAFIISVAMFKRRVGGVYFAIITQAVALILTILIVGQQGYTGGINGMTDLRTLKGWDIRTDEAKYVLYFLNGALLIGCIMVGRLIITSKLGRLLLAMRDREDRVRFSGYDVSSFKVFVFCVGAAMAAIGGAMFTLQVGFMSPSFVGIVPSIEMVIFTAVGGRMSLIGAVYGALIVNFAKTYFSESFPELWLFLMGGLFIAVVMLFPNGLAGIYTSHIRPRLAAWKAGRSSPKPPPSAPAAEPEHDTPSRPAERPPAAAAAVPRTLAAGIQSEPSR from the coding sequence ATGCAAGTTGCGATGGACAAACTGTTTGGCGGGCGCGAGGGCCTGATCGGCCTCGCGATTCTGGCGGCGCTGATCTTCGTGATCATGCCGCTCAGCTTCGACATCTTCCGGCTCAACCTCGTCGGCAAGTACCTCAGCTACGCCTTCGTCGCGATCGGACTGGTGCTGTGCTGGGGCTACGGCGGCATCCTAAGCCTGGGGCAGGGCATCTTCTTCGGGCTCGGCGGCTACTGCATGGCCATGTTTCTCAAGCTCGAGGCCTCCGATCCCGAGAGCACCAAGATCCAGTCGACGCCAGGCATCCCGGACTTCATGGACTGGAACCAGCTGACCGCGCTGCCGTGGTTTTGGGAACCCTTCCACAGTCTGACGTTCACCATGGTCGCGATCATCGCCGTACCGTGCATTTTCGCCTTCATCATCAGTGTCGCGATGTTCAAGCGGCGGGTGGGTGGTGTGTACTTCGCCATCATCACCCAGGCGGTCGCACTGATCCTCACCATCCTGATCGTCGGCCAGCAGGGCTACACCGGCGGCATCAACGGCATGACCGATCTGCGCACGCTGAAGGGCTGGGACATCCGAACCGACGAGGCGAAGTATGTGCTCTATTTCCTCAACGGGGCGCTGCTCATCGGCTGCATCATGGTCGGCCGGCTGATCATCACCTCCAAGCTGGGCCGTCTGTTGCTGGCGATGCGCGACCGCGAGGACCGCGTCCGGTTCTCGGGCTACGACGTCTCGAGCTTCAAGGTCTTCGTGTTCTGCGTCGGCGCGGCCATGGCGGCGATCGGCGGGGCGATGTTCACCCTGCAGGTCGGCTTCATGTCGCCATCGTTCGTCGGCATCGTACCGTCCATCGAGATGGTGATCTTCACCGCGGTGGGAGGGCGCATGTCGCTGATCGGCGCGGTCTACGGCGCGCTGATCGTGAACTTCGCCAAGACCTATTTTTCGGAAAGCTTTCCGGAGTTATGGCTGTTCCTGATGGGCGGCCTGTTCATCGCGGTGGTCATGCTGTTCCCGAACGGGCTGGCCGGCATCTATACCAGCCACATCAGGCCGAGGCTGGCGGCATGGAAGGCGGGACGATCCAGTCCGAAGCCGCCTCCGTCAGCACCCGCGGCAGAGCCGGAGCATGATACGCCGTCCAGGCCCGCGGAGCGGCCGCCGGCGGCTGCCGCGGCGGTCCCGCGCACGCTCGCGGCAGGCATCCAGTCGGAACCGTCCCGTTAA
- the urtB gene encoding urea ABC transporter permease subunit UrtB: MDGYTASELLNIFTMQAFAGVSLFSVFVLMALGLAIIFGQMGVINMAHGEFLTIGAYSTVMMSILAEKYLPAFLPYYFIFAVIAAFIIAFTIGYLVEFLMIRHLYRRPLDTLLATWGLSLIMQQIFRSSFGAREVSATLPDWLMGSWQPVEGVDIPLNGLFVLALTILLSLAVFLFLFRSRWGLKVRATTQNRLMAGAVGISTPMVDRLTFAVGCGIAGVAGAAFTTIASTGPTSGSLYIVDTFLVVVFGGAGSLLGTFASAFSIAQAQSVMEFFLSGSMAKVLTLLTVIIILMIRPEGLFSIKVRK, translated from the coding sequence ATGGACGGATATACAGCTTCGGAACTTCTCAATATTTTCACAATGCAGGCATTCGCCGGCGTCAGTCTGTTCTCGGTGTTCGTGCTGATGGCTCTTGGCCTCGCGATCATCTTCGGACAGATGGGTGTGATCAACATGGCGCACGGTGAGTTTCTGACCATTGGCGCCTACAGCACGGTCATGATGTCCATCCTGGCCGAGAAATACCTGCCGGCATTCCTGCCTTATTACTTCATATTTGCCGTGATCGCAGCCTTTATCATCGCCTTCACGATCGGCTATCTGGTTGAATTCCTGATGATCCGGCATCTGTACCGTCGACCACTGGATACGCTGCTGGCGACCTGGGGTCTGAGCCTGATCATGCAGCAGATCTTCCGCTCCTCCTTCGGCGCGCGCGAAGTGAGCGCCACGCTGCCGGACTGGCTGATGGGCTCCTGGCAGCCGGTCGAGGGCGTGGACATACCGCTCAACGGCCTGTTCGTGCTGGCCCTGACGATCCTGCTGTCGCTTGCCGTATTCCTCTTCCTGTTCCGTTCGCGCTGGGGCCTCAAGGTGCGCGCAACCACGCAGAACCGCCTGATGGCGGGTGCGGTCGGCATCAGCACGCCGATGGTGGACCGCCTGACCTTCGCGGTGGGCTGCGGCATCGCCGGCGTCGCCGGCGCGGCCTTCACGACCATCGCCTCCACCGGTCCCACAAGCGGATCGCTCTATATCGTGGACACCTTCCTGGTGGTGGTATTCGGCGGCGCGGGCAGCCTGCTCGGGACCTTCGCCTCCGCGTTCTCCATCGCCCAGGCCCAGTCGGTGATGGAATTCTTCCTGAGCGGCTCGATGGCCAAGGTGCTGACGCTGCTGACTGTGATCATCATCCTGATGATCCGGCCGGAAGGACTGTTCTCGATCAAGGTTCGTAAATAG
- a CDS encoding zinc ribbon domain-containing protein, translating to MPVYDYCCHECDHEFTELRPMSEHLADAACPACGGSAGRVLSAPRLSTMDAGTRKAHQVNERSAHEPRVSQRHQCGAGCNHKPASAAGTPLKTQNGVKRPWMLGH from the coding sequence ATGCCTGTCTATGATTACTGCTGCCACGAGTGCGATCACGAATTCACCGAGCTGCGGCCAATGTCCGAACACCTGGCCGACGCGGCCTGCCCCGCCTGTGGAGGATCGGCAGGACGCGTGCTGTCCGCCCCCCGCCTCAGCACGATGGATGCCGGAACGCGCAAGGCGCACCAGGTCAACGAGCGCAGCGCCCATGAACCCCGGGTATCCCAGCGTCATCAATGCGGGGCCGGCTGCAATCACAAACCCGCATCAGCGGCGGGCACGCCCCTGAAAACCCAGAACGGTGTCAAACGGCCATGGATGCTCGGCCACTGA
- a CDS encoding inorganic pyrophosphatase: MTKKTEFSQWRPHPWHGLETWAGGRGSVLAYIEITPFDTIKYEVDKSSGYLRVDRPQRTSSLPPTLYGFVPRTYCGRRVAGLAKGIAEGDGDPLDICVISERPISRSEVIMNAKVIGGMCTIDGGEADDKIIAVLENDCLWESIDDVKNLPSRMVERLRHYFSTYKYDPTKHDRSPVVVESVYGRDHALKVIDAAVQDYDEIYK, encoded by the coding sequence ATGACCAAGAAAACAGAATTTTCCCAGTGGCGTCCGCATCCCTGGCACGGCCTGGAGACCTGGGCGGGCGGACGCGGCAGTGTGCTCGCCTACATCGAGATCACACCTTTCGACACCATCAAGTATGAGGTGGACAAATCCAGCGGCTACCTGCGTGTCGACCGCCCGCAGCGCACCTCCTCCCTGCCACCGACGCTGTACGGCTTTGTCCCGCGCACCTATTGCGGCCGGCGCGTGGCCGGTCTGGCGAAGGGCATCGCGGAGGGTGACGGTGACCCGCTCGATATCTGCGTCATCAGCGAACGCCCGATCAGCCGCTCGGAGGTGATCATGAACGCCAAGGTGATCGGCGGTATGTGCACCATCGACGGCGGCGAGGCGGATGACAAGATCATCGCCGTGCTCGAGAACGACTGCCTGTGGGAAAGCATTGACGATGTAAAGAATCTCCCCTCGCGCATGGTGGAACGACTGCGTCATTACTTCTCCACCTACAAATATGACCCGACCAAGCACGATCGTTCACCGGTGGTGGTCGAAAGCGTCTACGGCCGCGATCACGCCCTCAAGGTGATCGATGCCGCGGTGCAGGATTACGACGAGATCTACAAGTAG
- a CDS encoding M48 family metallopeptidase, with translation MMAVGAVLIVAAACAVSPTGRKQLTLMPESQMIVMGVQSFNEIQDNTPREEDAAITAYVQCVADAITRLPEVRRQSTDWQVVVFDEKTVNAFALPGGKIGVYRGLLSVAQSQSQLAAVLGHEVGHVLARHGNERVSHQFAVGETLAVLDAWMAAGNKSNRESAMALLGLGTQVGVLLPFSRVQESEADDIGLDLMARAGFDPGESVVLWQNMSKAGGGQSPEFLSTHPAHKTRIKDLQSGMEDALVLYRQAQAAGIRPDCRAPAVKG, from the coding sequence ATGATGGCGGTTGGCGCCGTGCTGATTGTGGCGGCGGCGTGTGCGGTTTCGCCCACCGGGCGCAAGCAGCTGACATTGATGCCTGAATCGCAGATGATCGTGATGGGTGTCCAGTCATTCAACGAGATACAGGACAATACGCCGCGCGAGGAGGACGCGGCCATCACCGCCTACGTGCAGTGCGTTGCCGATGCCATCACCCGCCTGCCGGAAGTGCGCCGGCAGAGCACCGACTGGCAGGTGGTGGTCTTCGACGAAAAGACGGTGAATGCGTTTGCGCTGCCGGGCGGCAAGATCGGCGTCTACCGGGGCCTGCTGTCGGTGGCGCAGTCCCAATCGCAGCTCGCGGCCGTGCTCGGGCACGAGGTGGGTCATGTGCTTGCGCGCCACGGCAACGAGCGCGTTTCCCACCAGTTTGCCGTGGGCGAGACGCTGGCGGTGCTGGACGCATGGATGGCGGCCGGCAACAAATCCAACCGGGAATCGGCCATGGCCCTGCTTGGACTTGGCACCCAGGTGGGTGTGTTGCTGCCCTTCAGCCGGGTGCAGGAGAGTGAGGCGGACGACATCGGACTGGATCTGATGGCGCGTGCCGGTTTCGACCCGGGTGAGAGTGTTGTCCTGTGGCAGAACATGAGCAAGGCGGGTGGAGGCCAGTCGCCGGAATTTCTGTCGACCCACCCCGCGCACAAGACCCGTATCAAGGACCTGCAGTCCGGGATGGAGGACGCGCTGGTTCTGTACAGGCAGGCCCAGGCCGCCGGCATCCGGCCTGACTGCAGGGCGCCTGCAGTGAAGGGCTGA